The following proteins are encoded in a genomic region of Vigna radiata var. radiata cultivar VC1973A unplaced genomic scaffold, Vradiata_ver6 scaffold_51, whole genome shotgun sequence:
- the LOC106780667 gene encoding uncharacterized protein LOC106780667, giving the protein MAYCAYMEVIHTWQLRTIVDNHICSREHKLRLFNANWLSKRLEKTVRENPQVKGVEIREKISRKWNVGVSKCVAYRAKAIASDHVDGSFKDQYRRIYDYANELLARNPRSTVKVKVEETVDGNIFKRFYTCLKACKDSFVSCRPIIGLDGAFLKGKYGGEMLTAIGRDANDQMLPLAYAVVEVENKETWRWFLELLVEDLGGIEVASSFTIISDQQKGLLQAIQEVIPRVDQRFCVRHLYANFRKQFPGKQLKRLMWKAATATHPQTWEAELRNITQLNDDAFKYLLKIPPRHWSRSRFISKPQCDTLVNNMSEAFNSVMLHTRSKPIVSMLEDIRLYLMKRWETNRTKSQSLSGEICPKIKTRLNKESQLTKYWIACWSGNKIFEVRHVSQAGDKFIVNLDEKVCSCRKWEITAIPCCHSLAAMKFLNVDAEDFIPCCFRKSTYEEIYSSIVYPINGNNMWDITTYVDVLPPPKRVLPGRPKKKRRVQQWELVKDDKRMRKGGLKKRCGICKELDHNRKSCTKGKQAPDLNC; this is encoded by the exons ATGGCATATTGTGCTTATATGGAAGTTATTCATACATGGCAATTGAGGACTATTGTTGACAATCACATATGTAGTAGAGAGCACAAATTAAGATTGTTTAATGCAAATTGGCTCAGTAAGAGATTGGAAAAAACTGTTAGAGAAAATCCCCAAGTAAAGGGAGTGGAAATTCGGGAGAAGATAAGTAGAAAATGGAATGTAGGTGTATCTAAATGTGTGGCTTATAGGGCAAAGGCCATTGCTTCAGACCATGTTGATGGGTCTTTCAAAGACCAATATAGAAGGATTTATGACTATGCGAATGAGCTCCTAGCTCGTAATCCAAGATCAACGGTGAAGGTCAAAGTTGAAGAGACTGTGGATGGAAACATTTTTAAGAGGTTTTATACATGTTTGAAGGCTTGCAAGGATAGTTTTGTGTCCTGCAGGCCAATTATTGGGTTGGATGGTGCTTTTCTAAAAGGGAAATATGGTGGAGAAATGTTAACTGCTATTGGTAGAGATGCAAATGACCAAATGCTACCTCTAGCTTATGCTGTGGTGGAAGTTGAGAACAAGGAAACTTGGAGATGGTTCCTTGAACTTCTTGTTGAAGATCTTGGTGGGATAGAAGTTGCTTCATCATTTACAATCATTTCGGACCAGCAAAAG GGACTGCTGCAAGCTATTCAAGAAGTGATCCCTAGAGTTGATCAACGTTTCTGTGTTAGGCACCTTTACGCGAATTTCAGAAAGCAATTCCCTGGAAAACAACTAAAGCGATTGATGTGGAAGGCAGCTACAGCAACTCATCCACAAACATGGGAAGCAGAATTGAGAAATATAACACAACTTAATGATGATGCTTTCAAATACTTGTTAAAAATCCCTCCCAg GCATTGGTCAAGATCAAGATTTATCAGCAAACCTCAGTGTGATACTTTGGTAAACAACATGTCAGAGGCTTTCAATAGTGTAATGCTGCATACAAGGTCTAAGCCAATTGTAAGCATGTTGGAGGACATCCGCCTTTATTTGATGAAGAGATGGGAAACTAACAGGACAAAAAGCCAATCATTGTCTGGGGAGATTTGTCCAAAAATCAAGACTAGACTAAATAAGGAGTCTCAGTTAACTAAATATTGGATTGCATG CTGGTCAGGCAACAAGATTTTTGAAGTTCGCCATGTGTCCCAAGCTGGTGATAAGTTTATAGTAAATTTAGATGAAAAAGTGTGTTCATGCAGGAAGTGGGAAATCACTGCCATACCATGTTGCCACTCCTTGGCTGCCATGAAATTCTTAAATGTAGATGCAGAGGACTTCATCCCATGTTGCTTCAGGAAGTCAACATATGAAGAAATATATTCTTCAATTGTCTACCCCATAAATGGAAACAATATGTGGGACATTACCACATATGTTGATGTCCTCCCTCCACCGAAAAGGGTATTGCCTGGGAGgccaaagaagaagagaagagtgCAGCAATGGGAATTGGTCAAGGACGACAAAAGAATGAGGAAGGGTGGTTTAAAGAAAAGATGTGGCATTTGCAAGGAGCTCGACCACAATAGGAAGTCTTGCACCAAAGGAAAACAGGCCCCTGATTTGAACTGTTAA
- the LOC106780707 gene encoding U-box domain-containing protein 9-like translates to MANTEAELKQKLKELIESIVDGDDYAVHTADNAIRALSALKDLKCPASPIPPHFRCPLSGHLMTDPVILATGQTFDRPLIQRWLNEILRVYPQSHVVLNRCLLAPNVLLQGMISEWCKDKGIYLPKPVFDVHDEQLTEAHRHRLHPLLFKLSLSVSEQKEAAKELRELAKRMSVRALFGTRQMIQLLLRPLSSEAPLDPELQDDLVAAFLNLSILDSNKRLLAENEKVIAFLIDSLKSGAVQTRSNAAAALSSMSSLDSNKHIIGRSGAIKYLVDLLEEGDQLAMRDAGSALFRLCCVRENIVRTVREGAVQIILGKLVNHILVDDLVDELLSMLALLATHTIALEALVNHGGVRFLLDILRKSTQERVKENAAVILHLICFHNREKRKEIKEEELANGTISNVVRTGSATARRKAKCIFNCLRIGKPTSQNTPNPDPNPNPNP, encoded by the exons ATGGCCAACACGGAGGCGGAGCTGAAGCAAAAGTTAAAGGAACTGATCGAAAGTATCGTTGACGGTGATGATTACGCCGTTCACACTGCGGACAATGCTATACGTGCTCTTTCTGCGCTCAAAGATTTGAAATGCCCCGCTTCTCCCATTCCTCCACACTTTCGATGCCCTCTCTCCGGTCACTTGATGACAGATCCTGTTATCTTGGCCACTGGAcag ACTTTTGATCGTCCATTAATCCAGAGATGGCTGAATGAAATCCTCCGAGTTTACCCTCAGAGCCATGTTGTTCTCAATCGCTGTTTGCTCGCTCCCAATGTCTTGCTTCAAGGCATGATTTCAGAGTGGTGCAAAGACAAGGGAATTTACCTGCCAAAGCCCGTTTTTGACGTTCACGACGAACAACTAACCGAGGCACACAGACACCGTTTGCATCCTCTGCTCTTCAAGCTGTCACTGTCAGTCTCTGAGCAGAAAGAAGCTGCAAAGGAGCTTCGTGAGTTAGCAAAAAGAATGTCCGTTCGAGCACTCTTTGGGACCAGACAAATGATTCAGCTTTTGTTGCGTCCGTTATCATCCGAAGCTCCTCTGGACCCTGAACTCCAAGATGATTTGGTCGCAGCTTTTCTGAACCTCTCAATACTCGACTCGAACAAGAGGTTGTTGGCAGAAAACGAAAAAGTCATTGCCTTTCTCATTGATTCGTTGAAATCCGGAGCAGTTCAAACAAGAAGCAATGCAGCTGCAGCTCTTTCCTCGATGTCATCTCTTGATTCGAACAAGCACATAATTGGAAGGTCTGGAGCTATAAAGTACTTGGTGGATTTACTTGAAGAGGGAGACCAATTAGCCATGAGAGATGCTGGATCAGCCTTGTTCAGACTATGCTGTGTTCGTGAAAATATAGTGAGGACCGTGCGAGAAGGGGCAGTGCAGATTATTCTTGGGAAGCTCGTCAACCATATTCTTGTTGATGATCTTGTTGATGAGTTGTTATCAATGTTGGCACTTCTTGCTACACATACTATAGCACTTGAAGCGTTGGTGAATCATGGCGGTGTCCGTTTCTTGCTTGATATCTTGAGGAAGAGCACACAAGAGCGCGTCAAGGAAAACGCTGCAGTAATTCTACATCTAATCTGTTTCCATAAtagagaaaaaaggaaggaaattAAAGAGGAAGAACTGGCCAACGGCACAATCTCAAATGTTGTTCGAACCGGGTCCGCGACGGCTAGAAGGAAAGCTAAATGCATCTTTAACTGTCTTCGTATAGGTAAGCCCACTTCTCAGAACACTCCAAATCCAGATCCAAACCCAAACCCAAATCCGTGA